Proteins encoded by one window of Primulina huaijiensis isolate GDHJ02 chromosome 1, ASM1229523v2, whole genome shotgun sequence:
- the LOC140979695 gene encoding triose phosphate/phosphate translocator, chloroplastic-like isoform X3 has protein sequence MWYFLNVIFNIINKKIYNYFPYPYFVSVIHLFVGVIYCLLSWTVGLPKRAPMDSTLLKLLIPVAVCHAIGHVTSNVSFAAVAVSFTHTIKALEPFFNAAASQFILGQQIPFALWLSLAPVVIGVSMASLTELSFNWLGFISAMISNISFTYRSIYSKKAMTDMDSTNLYAYISIIALIVCIPPAVILEGPQLMKYGFNDAIAKVGLTKFITDLFWVGMFYHLYNQLATNTLERVAPLTHAVGNVLKRVFVIGFSIIVFGNKISLQTGIGTSTAIAGVALYSFIKAKMEEEKRQKKSV, from the exons ATGTG GTATTTCTTGAATGTGATTTTCAACATTATCAACAAGAAGATCTACAATTACTTTCCCTATCCATA TTTTGTGTCGGTGATACATTTATTTGTTGGTGTTATCTACTGCTTGTTAAGCTGGACTGTGGGCCTTCCTAAGAGAGCT CCAATGGACTCAACTCTCTTGAAACTTCTCATCCCTGTTGCTGTTTGCCATGCCATCGGCCATGTAACAAGCAACGTCTCCTTTGCTGCAGTTGCAGTCTCTTTCACTCACACAATCAAAG ccCTTGAGCCTTTCTTCAATGCTGCGGCCTCGCAATTCATTCTTGGACAGCAGATACCTTTCGCTTTGTGGCTGTCACTGGCTCCAGTCGTCATCG GTGTATCAATGGCATCACTGACTGAATTGTCATTCAACTGGCTTGGATTTATTAGTGCTATGATTTCCAATATTTCATTCACTTACAGGAGCATTTATTCGAAGAAAGCTATG ACTGATATGGATAGCACTAACTTATATGCCTACATATCAATAATTGCCCTCATTGTTTGCATTCCACCAGCCGTAATC TTGGAGGGACCTCAACTGATGAAGTATGGGTTTAACGATGCAATTGCTAAAGTAGGTTTGACCAAGTTCATCACGGACCTTTTCTGGGTCGGAATGTTTTACCATCTCTACAATCAG CTGGCAACCAACACTCTAGAGAGAGTGGCTCCGCTCACACATGCTGTTGGAAATGTGCTGAAGCGTGTTTTCGTGATTGGCTTCTCAATCATAGTCTTTG GTAATAAGATTTCATTGCAAACCGGTATTGGAACCAGCACTGCCATTGCCGGAGTTGCGCTCTACTCCTTCATCAAGGCCAAGATGGAAGAAGAGAAACGG CAGAAGAAATCTGTGTGA
- the LOC140979695 gene encoding triose phosphate/phosphate translocator, chloroplastic-like isoform X2: protein MESRVISGVTVRGVVLPPKPAARLNGNCMLPVVRLRDAGNLIWGRQLRPAVLLEASPTTVPISMVAKREGLQPCHAAASSPAEGGDSAGEAKVGFLKKYPALVTGFFFFMWYFLNVIFNIINKKIYNYFPYPYFVSVIHLFVGVIYCLLSWTVGLPKRAPMDSTLLKLLIPVAVCHAIGHVTSNVSFAAVAVSFTHTIKALEPFFNAAASQFILGQQIPFALWLSLAPVVIGVSMASLTELSFNWLGFISAMISNISFTYRSIYSKKAMTDMDSTNLYAYISIIALIVCIPPAVILEGPQLMKYGFNDAIAKVGLTKFITDLFWVGMFYHLYNQLATNTLERVAPLTHAVGNVLKRVFVIGFSIIVFGNKISLQTGIGTSTAIAGVALYSFIKAKMEEEKRKKSV from the exons ATGGAGTCTCGCGTGATCAGCGGCGTCACCGTTCGCGGTGTTGTGCTTCCCCCAAAGCCGGCGGCCCGACTCAATGGGAACTGTATGTTGCCCGTCGTTAGGCTCAGGGATGCCGGGAATTTGATATGGGGTAGGCAGCTCCGACCGGCGGTTCTACTTGAGGCTTCTCCGACGACAGTACCGATTTCAATGGTGGCCAAGAGAGAGGGTTTACAACCGTGTCACGCGGCTGCTTCTTCTCCGGCCGAGGGCGGCGATTCAGCCGG GGAGGCCAAGGTGGGATTTTTGAAGAAGTACCCGGCTCTTGTCACGGGGTTCTTCTTCTTCATGTG GTATTTCTTGAATGTGATTTTCAACATTATCAACAAGAAGATCTACAATTACTTTCCCTATCCATA TTTTGTGTCGGTGATACATTTATTTGTTGGTGTTATCTACTGCTTGTTAAGCTGGACTGTGGGCCTTCCTAAGAGAGCT CCAATGGACTCAACTCTCTTGAAACTTCTCATCCCTGTTGCTGTTTGCCATGCCATCGGCCATGTAACAAGCAACGTCTCCTTTGCTGCAGTTGCAGTCTCTTTCACTCACACAATCAAAG ccCTTGAGCCTTTCTTCAATGCTGCGGCCTCGCAATTCATTCTTGGACAGCAGATACCTTTCGCTTTGTGGCTGTCACTGGCTCCAGTCGTCATCG GTGTATCAATGGCATCACTGACTGAATTGTCATTCAACTGGCTTGGATTTATTAGTGCTATGATTTCCAATATTTCATTCACTTACAGGAGCATTTATTCGAAGAAAGCTATG ACTGATATGGATAGCACTAACTTATATGCCTACATATCAATAATTGCCCTCATTGTTTGCATTCCACCAGCCGTAATC TTGGAGGGACCTCAACTGATGAAGTATGGGTTTAACGATGCAATTGCTAAAGTAGGTTTGACCAAGTTCATCACGGACCTTTTCTGGGTCGGAATGTTTTACCATCTCTACAATCAG CTGGCAACCAACACTCTAGAGAGAGTGGCTCCGCTCACACATGCTGTTGGAAATGTGCTGAAGCGTGTTTTCGTGATTGGCTTCTCAATCATAGTCTTTG GTAATAAGATTTCATTGCAAACCGGTATTGGAACCAGCACTGCCATTGCCGGAGTTGCGCTCTACTCCTTCATCAAGGCCAAGATGGAAGAAGAGAAACGG AAGAAATCTGTGTGA
- the LOC140979695 gene encoding triose phosphate/phosphate translocator, chloroplastic-like isoform X1 yields the protein MESRVISGVTVRGVVLPPKPAARLNGNCMLPVVRLRDAGNLIWGRQLRPAVLLEASPTTVPISMVAKREGLQPCHAAASSPAEGGDSAGEAKVGFLKKYPALVTGFFFFMWYFLNVIFNIINKKIYNYFPYPYFVSVIHLFVGVIYCLLSWTVGLPKRAPMDSTLLKLLIPVAVCHAIGHVTSNVSFAAVAVSFTHTIKALEPFFNAAASQFILGQQIPFALWLSLAPVVIGVSMASLTELSFNWLGFISAMISNISFTYRSIYSKKAMTDMDSTNLYAYISIIALIVCIPPAVILEGPQLMKYGFNDAIAKVGLTKFITDLFWVGMFYHLYNQLATNTLERVAPLTHAVGNVLKRVFVIGFSIIVFGNKISLQTGIGTSTAIAGVALYSFIKAKMEEEKRQKKSV from the exons ATGGAGTCTCGCGTGATCAGCGGCGTCACCGTTCGCGGTGTTGTGCTTCCCCCAAAGCCGGCGGCCCGACTCAATGGGAACTGTATGTTGCCCGTCGTTAGGCTCAGGGATGCCGGGAATTTGATATGGGGTAGGCAGCTCCGACCGGCGGTTCTACTTGAGGCTTCTCCGACGACAGTACCGATTTCAATGGTGGCCAAGAGAGAGGGTTTACAACCGTGTCACGCGGCTGCTTCTTCTCCGGCCGAGGGCGGCGATTCAGCCGG GGAGGCCAAGGTGGGATTTTTGAAGAAGTACCCGGCTCTTGTCACGGGGTTCTTCTTCTTCATGTG GTATTTCTTGAATGTGATTTTCAACATTATCAACAAGAAGATCTACAATTACTTTCCCTATCCATA TTTTGTGTCGGTGATACATTTATTTGTTGGTGTTATCTACTGCTTGTTAAGCTGGACTGTGGGCCTTCCTAAGAGAGCT CCAATGGACTCAACTCTCTTGAAACTTCTCATCCCTGTTGCTGTTTGCCATGCCATCGGCCATGTAACAAGCAACGTCTCCTTTGCTGCAGTTGCAGTCTCTTTCACTCACACAATCAAAG ccCTTGAGCCTTTCTTCAATGCTGCGGCCTCGCAATTCATTCTTGGACAGCAGATACCTTTCGCTTTGTGGCTGTCACTGGCTCCAGTCGTCATCG GTGTATCAATGGCATCACTGACTGAATTGTCATTCAACTGGCTTGGATTTATTAGTGCTATGATTTCCAATATTTCATTCACTTACAGGAGCATTTATTCGAAGAAAGCTATG ACTGATATGGATAGCACTAACTTATATGCCTACATATCAATAATTGCCCTCATTGTTTGCATTCCACCAGCCGTAATC TTGGAGGGACCTCAACTGATGAAGTATGGGTTTAACGATGCAATTGCTAAAGTAGGTTTGACCAAGTTCATCACGGACCTTTTCTGGGTCGGAATGTTTTACCATCTCTACAATCAG CTGGCAACCAACACTCTAGAGAGAGTGGCTCCGCTCACACATGCTGTTGGAAATGTGCTGAAGCGTGTTTTCGTGATTGGCTTCTCAATCATAGTCTTTG GTAATAAGATTTCATTGCAAACCGGTATTGGAACCAGCACTGCCATTGCCGGAGTTGCGCTCTACTCCTTCATCAAGGCCAAGATGGAAGAAGAGAAACGG CAGAAGAAATCTGTGTGA